One genomic window of Anguilla anguilla isolate fAngAng1 chromosome 13, fAngAng1.pri, whole genome shotgun sequence includes the following:
- the LOC118211467 gene encoding protein NDRG3-like isoform X4, translating into MDELQDVQLTEIKPLLTNKNARNFQDFDCQEHDIETPHGVLHVTMRGTPKGNRPVILTYHDIGLNHKSCFNTLFNYEDMQEITHHFAVVHVDAPGQQEGAPPFPTGYMYPSMDQLAEMLPSVLTHLKVNSVIAIGVGAGAYILSRFALNHPGLVEGLVLINVDPCAEGWIDWAASKLSGWTSNLVDIVMAHHFSANELTENEELIQTYRLHIAQDINQDNLGLFCTSYSGRRDLEIERPVLGLNEGTVNTLTCPALLVVGDTSPAVEAVVECNSRLNPSNTTLLKMADCGGLPQVVQPGKLTEAFKYFVQGMGYMLNVHGSK; encoded by the exons ATGGACGAGCTACAGGATGTGCAGTTGACTGAGATCAAGCCCCTGCTGACCAACAAG AATGCCCGGAATTTCCAGGACTTTGACTGCCag gaGCATGACATTGAGACCCCCCATGGCGTTCTGCATGTGACCATGAGGGGTACCCCAAAGGGGAACCGTCCAGTCATCCTCACCTACCATGACATCGGCCTCAACC ACAAGTCCTGCTTCAACACACTCTTCAACTATGAGGACATGCAGGAGATCACGCACCACTTCGCCGTCGTCCACGTCGATGCCCCGGGCCAGCAGGAGGGTGCCCCGCCCTTCCCCACTGG gtacatgtATCCCTCCATGGACCAGCTGGCCGAGATGCTCCCCTCTGTCCTAACTCATCTGAA GGTGAACAGTGTGATCGCAATCGGAGTTGGAGCTGGCGCCTACATCCTGTCCAGATTCGCA CTGAATCATCCAGGCCTTGTGGAGGGACTGGTTTTGATCAATGTGGACCCATGTGCCGAGGGCTGGATAGATTGGGCTGCCTCCAAG CTCTCTGGGTGGACAAGCAATCTGGTGGACATCGTTATGGCCCATCACTTCAGTGCG AACGAGCTGACGGAGAATGAGGAGCTGATCCAGACTTACCGCCTGCACATCGCCCAGGATATTAACCAGGACAACCTGGGCCTCTTCTGCACCTCCTACAGCGG CCGTCGGGACCTGGAGATCGAGAGACCTGTTCTCGGCCTGAACGAGGGCACAGTGAACACGCTGAC ctgccctgccctgctggtGGTTGGAGACACATCTCCGGCAGTGGAAGCTGTG GTGGAGTGCAACTCCAGGTTAAATCCATCAAACACAACACTGCTGAAG ATGGCAGACTGTGGTGGCTTGCCTCAGGTTGTCCAA CCGGGTAAACTCACCGAAGCCTTCAAGTACTTTGTCCAGGGCATGGGATACA